A section of the Marinitoga hydrogenitolerans DSM 16785 genome encodes:
- a CDS encoding ABC transporter permease, with protein MTAYIIRRLLLLPLIIFGVTLIVFSMMQLLGEDQLLAAYVDPNSLDKMSVEELELVKEKYGLNDDPFTKYVKWIGSVAKGDLGWSIVGKEPVKDAIINRLPSTVELALYSIFPIIGVGVWLGVQAALHRNKWQDQLIRIFSIVGWSFPDFVFGLIILMVFYSWLGWFPPGRVSLWVENVLNSPDFHQYTKLITIDGLLNGRLDVFWDGLRHLIGPILTLSYLWWAYLIRITRSSMLEVLSKDYVRTARAKGLSERVVINKHAKRNALIPVATVAGSMIIGLIMGVIIVETIFVRPGIGSFAAKAAGQLDYASIMGMLLFSSILLIVGNLIIDISYALIDPRIRYE; from the coding sequence ATGACGGCGTATATTATTAGGAGGTTACTGTTATTACCTCTTATAATTTTTGGAGTTACTCTCATTGTTTTCTCTATGATGCAATTATTAGGAGAAGACCAACTGTTAGCTGCATATGTTGATCCTAATTCTTTAGACAAAATGTCTGTGGAAGAATTAGAACTTGTAAAAGAGAAGTATGGTTTAAACGATGATCCATTTACAAAATATGTAAAATGGATAGGATCTGTAGCTAAAGGTGATCTAGGTTGGTCTATAGTTGGTAAAGAACCAGTTAAAGATGCTATTATTAATAGGTTACCATCAACTGTTGAGTTGGCATTGTATTCTATATTTCCTATAATAGGAGTTGGGGTATGGTTAGGTGTTCAAGCGGCATTACATCGTAATAAATGGCAGGATCAATTAATTAGAATATTTTCTATTGTTGGTTGGTCATTTCCGGATTTTGTTTTTGGTTTAATAATCCTTATGGTATTTTATAGTTGGCTCGGATGGTTCCCCCCTGGAAGAGTTAGTCTGTGGGTTGAAAATGTGTTAAATTCCCCGGACTTTCATCAATATACTAAATTAATTACTATTGATGGTTTATTAAATGGAAGATTAGATGTGTTTTGGGATGGTTTAAGACATTTAATTGGACCTATTCTAACATTGTCATATTTATGGTGGGCTTATTTAATTAGAATTACAAGATCCTCAATGTTAGAAGTATTAAGCAAAGATTATGTAAGAACTGCAAGGGCAAAAGGGTTATCTGAAAGGGTTGTTATAAATAAACATGCAAAGAGAAATGCTTTAATTCCTGTTGCGACTGTTGCAGGGTCAATGATTATAGGATTAATAATGGGAGTTATAATAGTTGAGACAATATTTGTAAGACCTGGTATTGGAAGTTTTGCTGCAAAAGCAGCTGGACAACTAGATTATGCATCAATAATGGGTATGTTATTGTTCTCTTCGATATTGTTAATTGTTGGTAATTTGATAATTGACATATCATACGCATTAATTGATCCAAGAATTAGATACGAGTGA
- a CDS encoding ABC transporter ATP-binding protein, with translation MKEPILKVNNLHTYFDTEDGEVRAVRGVSFDVHEGETIAIVGESGSGKSVTSLSIMRLLDENGRIAEGEIIYKEQDISKIPEDDMRHIRGKEIAMIFQEPMTALNPVFTVGDQIIEMIMLHMGMDEKSARQRAIDLLRKVGIPEPEKRVDQYPHELSGGMRQRAMIAMALSCNPKVLIADEPTTALDVTIQAQILDLMKELQKEYGMAIIFITHDLGVVAEMADKAAVMYAGKIVEYGDIVSIFKKPKNPYTWGLMQSIPKLNEEVDRLMSIPGTVPNPRNFPKGCGFSNRCFLAKEKCKNEMPELIEIEQGHYSRCFYIDELTKEVEKSRVGEK, from the coding sequence ATGAAAGAGCCAATATTAAAAGTAAATAATTTACATACATATTTTGATACAGAAGATGGCGAAGTAAGAGCAGTTAGAGGAGTTTCTTTTGATGTTCATGAAGGAGAAACTATAGCCATAGTTGGTGAATCAGGTTCTGGTAAATCTGTAACTTCGTTAAGTATAATGAGGTTGTTAGATGAAAATGGAAGAATCGCAGAAGGTGAAATAATATATAAAGAACAAGATATAAGTAAAATTCCTGAAGATGATATGAGACATATTAGAGGTAAAGAAATAGCTATGATATTCCAGGAACCTATGACAGCTTTGAATCCAGTTTTTACTGTTGGAGATCAAATAATAGAAATGATAATGCTTCATATGGGGATGGATGAAAAATCAGCGAGGCAAAGAGCAATAGATTTATTGAGAAAAGTAGGGATTCCAGAACCAGAAAAACGTGTAGATCAATATCCGCATGAGTTATCAGGTGGTATGAGACAAAGAGCGATGATTGCTATGGCGTTGTCCTGTAATCCAAAAGTATTAATAGCGGATGAACCTACTACAGCACTTGATGTTACTATTCAAGCACAAATTTTGGATTTAATGAAAGAGTTACAAAAAGAATATGGTATGGCTATTATATTTATTACACATGATTTAGGTGTTGTAGCTGAAATGGCAGATAAAGCTGCTGTTATGTATGCAGGGAAAATTGTTGAATATGGAGATATAGTTTCTATATTTAAAAAACCAAAAAATCCATATACATGGGGATTAATGCAATCAATACCAAAATTAAATGAAGAAGTTGATAGATTGATGTCAATACCTGGAACAGTGCCTAACCCTAGAAATTTTCCAAAAGGTTGTGGATTTTCTAACAGATGTTTTCTTGCTAAAGAAAAATGTAAAAATGAAATGCCAGAATTGATAGAAATTGAACAAGGACATTACTCAAGATGTTTCTATATTGATGAATTAACGAAAGAAGTAGAGAAGTCAAGGGTAGGTGAAAAATAA